In the Desulfovibrio desulfuricans genome, one interval contains:
- a CDS encoding 4Fe-4S dicluster domain-containing protein, with protein MPKTFLIDTTRCTACRGCQLACKEWHDLPANETKQRGTHQNPPDLNPNNLKIVRFRERMKPDGTVVWNFFPDQCRHCITPICKEVADMAVPGAIIKDPKTGMVIATDKSAKLSPEDAQAVIDACPYNIPRLDPKTKCLTKCDMCIDRVTAGMLPICVKTCPTGTMAFGEREEILPMAQKRLEIVKKTFPKAFLADVQDVSVIYLLAEEKEHYYEYAAFM; from the coding sequence ATGCCGAAGACTTTTTTGATCGACACCACTCGGTGCACGGCATGCCGGGGCTGCCAGTTGGCCTGTAAGGAATGGCATGACCTGCCTGCCAATGAGACCAAGCAGCGCGGCACTCATCAGAATCCGCCGGATCTGAACCCCAACAACCTCAAGATTGTTCGTTTTCGCGAGCGTATGAAGCCTGACGGCACCGTTGTGTGGAACTTCTTTCCCGACCAGTGCCGCCACTGCATCACGCCCATTTGCAAGGAAGTGGCCGACATGGCCGTGCCCGGGGCCATCATCAAGGATCCCAAAACGGGTATGGTGATAGCCACGGACAAAAGCGCCAAGCTGAGCCCCGAGGATGCGCAGGCCGTTATTGACGCCTGCCCCTACAACATCCCCCGGCTTGACCCCAAGACCAAATGCCTGACCAAGTGCGACATGTGCATTGACCGCGTTACCGCGGGCATGCTGCCCATTTGCGTCAAAACGTGCCCCACGGGCACCATGGCTTTTGGCGAAAGGGAAGAAATCCTGCCCATGGCCCAAAAGCGGCTTGAGATTGTCAAAAAGACCTTCCCCAAGGCTTTTCTGGCAGATGTACAGGATGTGAGCGTCATCTACCTGCTGGCGGAAGAAAAAGAACACTACTACGAATACGCGGCCTTCATGTAA